A region of Ignavibacteriota bacterium DNA encodes the following proteins:
- a CDS encoding response regulator transcription factor, with translation MRVLVVEDERKVANFIKHGLEEERYIVETAYDGISALEIVMNNHFDAIVLDVMLPGKDGFTLLKEMRDSGISTPVIMLTARANVEDRVAGLDLGADDYLPKPFSFDELAARLRSILRRSSPEKSTKLRSGDLILDTVSHLAYRQGREIELTTKEYALLEYMMRNKNRILSRSTITQHVWKHNFDPESNIIDVYIKRLRSKIEKDGEKPLVQSIRGVGYRLREISTDEQ, from the coding sequence ATGAGAGTGCTTGTTGTAGAAGACGAAAGAAAAGTTGCAAATTTTATCAAACATGGACTTGAAGAAGAGCGTTACATTGTAGAAACAGCTTATGATGGTATTTCAGCACTTGAAATTGTGATGAATAATCACTTTGATGCAATTGTGCTTGATGTTATGTTACCGGGAAAAGACGGCTTCACTTTGCTGAAAGAAATGCGTGATTCAGGAATTTCAACACCGGTAATCATGCTCACCGCTCGTGCTAATGTCGAAGACAGAGTAGCAGGTTTAGACCTTGGAGCCGATGACTACCTTCCGAAACCATTCTCATTTGATGAGCTTGCAGCAAGACTTCGCTCTATTCTTAGACGCTCAAGTCCTGAAAAGAGTACTAAGCTTAGGTCAGGCGATTTAATTTTGGATACAGTTTCACATCTTGCATATCGTCAGGGAAGGGAAATTGAACTAACAACTAAAGAATATGCCCTACTCGAATATATGATGAGAAACAAAAACAGAATTTTAAGTCGTAGTACAATCACGCAGCACGTATGGAAACATAATTTTGATCCTGAATCTAATATTATTGATGTATATATTAAAAGATTAAGGTCAAAAATTGAGAAAGATGGTGAAAAACCATTGGTTCAAAGTATAAGAGGTGTTGGTTACAGGCTAAGAGAAATTTCAACAGATGAACAATAG
- a CDS encoding asparaginase: MSIRIFVTGGTFDKEYNELNGSLYFKDTHMNEMLKLGRCKVDIEIRTLMMMDSVEMTDDDRELISNNCIKSNHDKIIITHGTDTMVETAKVIASKITNKTIILTGAMIPYKFGSSDGLFNLGAAIAFVQTLPNGVYIAMNGRYFNWDNCRKNKNIGEFEEIR; the protein is encoded by the coding sequence ATGTCAATAAGAATTTTTGTAACGGGCGGTACTTTTGATAAAGAATATAACGAACTTAATGGTTCATTATACTTCAAAGACACTCATATGAATGAAATGCTGAAGCTTGGCAGATGCAAAGTTGATATAGAAATTAGAACTCTAATGATGATGGATAGCGTTGAAATGACAGATGACGACCGTGAGCTTATTTCTAATAATTGCATAAAAAGTAACCACGACAAAATAATAATAACTCATGGCACAGATACTATGGTAGAAACAGCTAAGGTTATTGCTTCCAAAATAACCAACAAAACCATTATTCTTACAGGTGCAATGATACCTTACAAATTCGGCAGTTCGGATGGCTTGTTCAATTTAGGAGCGGCTATTGCATTTGTTCAGACTCTGCCAAATGGAGTCTATATTGCGATGAACGGTAGATATTTTAATTGGGACAATTGTCGAAAAAATAAAAATATTGGAGAATTTGAAGAAATTAGATGA
- the dnaG gene encoding DNA primase yields the protein MKIPHEIIERIKESADIVEIVGEFISLRKRGQNYLGLCPFHKEKTPSFTVSPDKGIYKCFGCGKAGNVFTFVQDYQGLSFFEAVHLVANKYGIEMPRMHEDDGTERKSNDAAYEAMKEAAEFYSKYLRKKEGAAALQYFYKRQFSDDIIDKFLLGYSPNDWEILSKRLIKHGFEEQLLIDTGLSIRTERGNLIDRFRSRAMFAIRDFMGRVVGFGARLMIDDKTQAKYINSPQSVIYDKSKLLYGIFESKSAIRDKKYVIMVEGYADYLTLYRAGFENVAASSGTALTSEQVKLIKRYTKSISLCYDGDSAGIQAAQRGAEIALVQGLDVSVINLPDGEDPDTVIMKNGAVQMEYLIRDAESFLDFKYRHAKQKGELDSAQSLSDFVRSTVKTIVSIPDSMQHDFYIRKLSGLLDLSESQLRQVYKFRGQYINELIQSETNYADSREPEDFLVSIETQTAFNYEDLIVHPEQILNEEKLLLKYALQGEDEFTDLIERYDVGPEIFYSDSARALFAVIQSHSVNDKILDSIMSDESLSRNIRGLIADIALAGESQSELWHKKFQAEEVIIDYPLMISDSILRIKMRFVQKQIREVQNLMKEDGDNIGHKNRFLELLRKEKELNSKIYKNQSSFENN from the coding sequence TTGAAAATACCTCATGAAATAATAGAACGCATAAAAGAATCCGCCGACATAGTTGAAATAGTCGGCGAATTTATATCCCTCAGAAAAAGAGGACAAAATTATTTAGGATTATGCCCCTTTCACAAAGAAAAAACACCATCGTTTACTGTATCACCTGATAAAGGCATCTACAAATGTTTCGGGTGCGGAAAAGCAGGAAATGTGTTTACATTTGTACAGGATTATCAGGGATTGAGTTTCTTTGAGGCTGTGCATCTTGTTGCAAACAAATATGGCATAGAAATGCCGAGAATGCATGAGGATGATGGTACAGAGAGAAAATCAAATGATGCAGCTTATGAAGCTATGAAAGAAGCTGCGGAGTTTTATTCAAAATATCTAAGAAAAAAAGAAGGCGCTGCCGCACTTCAATATTTTTACAAAAGACAATTTTCAGATGACATAATTGACAAATTTTTGCTCGGTTATTCGCCTAATGACTGGGAAATATTATCAAAAAGATTAATCAAGCATGGGTTTGAAGAGCAATTGCTTATTGATACAGGTCTTTCAATCAGGACTGAGAGAGGAAATTTAATTGACAGATTTCGATCTCGTGCTATGTTTGCAATTCGTGACTTTATGGGAAGAGTTGTTGGATTCGGTGCGAGGCTAATGATTGATGATAAAACTCAGGCTAAATATATAAATTCACCTCAGTCAGTTATTTATGATAAAAGTAAGCTACTTTACGGAATATTTGAATCAAAATCCGCAATCCGGGATAAAAAATATGTGATAATGGTTGAAGGATATGCCGATTATCTTACACTTTACAGAGCCGGATTTGAGAATGTCGCAGCATCAAGTGGTACTGCACTGACTTCTGAACAAGTGAAATTAATCAAACGCTACACCAAGAGTATATCACTTTGCTATGATGGAGATTCAGCTGGAATTCAGGCAGCACAACGCGGGGCTGAAATTGCTCTTGTTCAGGGACTGGATGTCTCGGTAATTAATCTTCCAGATGGTGAAGACCCTGATACTGTGATTATGAAAAACGGTGCTGTCCAAATGGAGTATTTGATTCGTGACGCTGAATCATTTTTAGATTTCAAATACAGACATGCTAAGCAAAAAGGTGAGCTTGATTCTGCTCAATCGCTTTCGGATTTTGTGCGTTCAACGGTAAAAACAATCGTATCAATTCCTGATTCGATGCAACATGATTTTTATATACGAAAATTATCAGGGTTGTTGGATTTATCAGAGTCTCAGCTCAGACAGGTTTATAAATTCAGAGGACAGTATATTAATGAATTAATTCAATCTGAAACTAATTATGCAGATTCTCGCGAACCAGAAGACTTTTTGGTTTCAATTGAAACTCAAACTGCATTTAATTATGAAGATTTAATAGTTCATCCGGAGCAAATATTAAACGAAGAAAAGCTACTTTTGAAGTATGCCCTGCAAGGTGAAGACGAATTTACTGATTTAATTGAGCGTTATGATGTTGGTCCCGAAATTTTCTATTCAGATTCAGCAAGAGCCTTATTTGCAGTTATTCAGTCACATTCGGTTAATGATAAAATTCTTGACTCCATAATGAGTGATGAAAGTTTAAGCAGGAATATCAGAGGACTGATTGCAGACATTGCTTTAGCCGGTGAATCCCAAAGTGAGCTTTGGCACAAAAAGTTTCAGGCTGAAGAAGTCATTATTGATTATCCGCTTATGATTAGTGACTCAATATTGAGGATAAAAATGAGGTTTGTCCAAAAACAAATTCGTGAAGTACAAAATTTAATGAAAGAAGACGGAGATAACATTGGTCATAAAAACCGATTTCTTGAGCTTCTCCGCAAAGAGAAAGAGCTAAATTCCAAGATTTATAAAAATCAAAGTAGCTTTGAGAATAATTAA
- the folK gene encoding 2-amino-4-hydroxy-6-hydroxymethyldihydropteridine diphosphokinase: MKNNTDTPVLLSLGSNLGDRYDNIITAIKLFKESELISDISISSFYESEPFGYENQPWFLNVSLIGKTSYSAEEILYFAKSIEYISGRQKREHWHEREIDIDIILHGENVVNDKKLILPHPYFSKRKFVLMPTVEIAGSLRDPLSNKTITKLLEECEDKSQVKLYSALAS; this comes from the coding sequence ACCTGTTCTTCTTTCTTTAGGGTCTAATCTCGGGGACCGTTATGATAATATTATAACGGCAATTAAACTTTTTAAGGAATCAGAACTAATTTCGGATATTTCAATATCTTCATTTTACGAATCAGAACCTTTTGGATACGAGAATCAGCCTTGGTTTCTGAATGTTAGTTTAATTGGTAAAACTTCATACTCAGCAGAAGAAATTTTATACTTTGCAAAAAGTATAGAATATATTTCCGGCAGGCAAAAGCGTGAACATTGGCATGAGCGTGAAATTGATATTGATATAATTTTACATGGAGAAAATGTTGTCAATGATAAAAAACTGATACTACCTCATCCGTATTTTAGCAAAAGAAAATTTGTATTAATGCCAACTGTAGAAATAGCAGGCAGTTTAAGAGATCCGTTATCAAATAAAACGATTACAAAATTACTTGAAGAATGCGAAGATAAATCACAGGTCAAACTTTATAGTGCTTTGGCATCTTGA
- a CDS encoding NAD(P)/FAD-dependent oxidoreductase, translating into MSDVNILIIGAGVVGLAIASKLSQTYSSIAVIDKYNRFGKETSSRSSEVIHAGIYYQPGSLKSVLCLRGNELIYDICLKNNIPHKNSGKLLIANDEKSIEKLNGLFNLAKSNGAKDCRIIDLDEINSFEPNIRAKKAIYFPSSGYVDSESLMSFFENNSIRNGVSFLYNQEVIGITKLYSGFVVKVKSGSDIYEFTCDILINSAGLQSGEVSAMAGLDLPEYKIHYHKGIYFRALRKLELYPEMLIYPIPPEEGSVGIHTTPDLNGGMRLGPHFIWSDKIDYSVDDSFHELFYNEVKLYLPFLEYNDIKSDMSGIMSSVQKPYEKALKDFIILNEIDKGYSGLINLIGIESPGLTAAPAIGEYINDIINRINE; encoded by the coding sequence ATGAGTGATGTTAATATTCTTATAATCGGAGCAGGGGTAGTTGGTCTTGCAATTGCAAGTAAATTGTCTCAAACTTATAGTTCAATTGCTGTAATTGATAAATATAATCGCTTTGGAAAAGAAACATCATCAAGAAGTAGTGAAGTAATCCATGCCGGTATTTACTACCAGCCTGGCAGCTTAAAATCGGTGTTATGCCTAAGAGGTAACGAGCTAATATATGATATTTGCTTGAAAAATAATATTCCTCATAAAAATTCTGGAAAATTATTAATTGCTAATGATGAAAAAAGTATTGAAAAATTGAATGGATTATTTAATTTAGCAAAATCAAATGGTGCAAAAGATTGCAGAATTATTGATTTGGATGAAATAAATTCTTTTGAGCCAAACATCAGAGCTAAAAAAGCAATTTATTTTCCTAGTTCCGGGTATGTTGATTCTGAGTCACTGATGTCATTTTTTGAAAACAATTCCATTAGAAATGGTGTTTCATTTTTATACAATCAGGAAGTTATTGGAATTACAAAATTGTATTCAGGATTTGTTGTAAAAGTAAAATCAGGTTCAGACATTTATGAATTCACGTGCGATATTTTAATAAATTCAGCAGGTTTGCAGAGTGGGGAAGTATCAGCTATGGCAGGTCTTGATTTGCCGGAATATAAAATCCATTATCATAAAGGGATTTATTTTCGTGCCCTTAGAAAACTGGAGTTATATCCTGAGATGCTGATTTATCCGATACCTCCGGAAGAAGGCTCTGTTGGAATTCATACAACACCCGACTTAAATGGAGGGATGAGATTAGGACCCCATTTTATTTGGTCTGATAAAATTGATTATTCTGTTGATGATAGTTTTCATGAGTTATTTTATAATGAAGTGAAGCTGTATCTGCCTTTTTTAGAGTATAATGATATAAAATCAGATATGAGTGGTATAATGTCATCAGTTCAAAAGCCATATGAGAAAGCCCTTAAAGATTTTATTATACTTAATGAAATTGATAAGGGCTACTCAGGTTTGATTAATCTCATAGGTATTGAATCACCGGGGTTAACTGCAGCACCGGCTATTGGAGAATATATCAATGATATAATCAATCGAATTAATGAATAA